One region of Bacillus zhangzhouensis genomic DNA includes:
- a CDS encoding amino acid adenylation domain-containing protein, which yields MSLFKRDQVQDMYYLSPMQEGMLFHTLHHQEKGFYVEQMDMNVKGTLRHDLLEKSMNIIVERYDIFRTVFLHEKVKRPVQVVLKERPFTLDVVDLQNLSEDEQLERIEKFKQQDQLRGFDLSKDSLMRSSVFKTGPASYRWIWSYHHILLDGWCFGLVVQELFAIYHALLHDVPYKLEPVKPYKEYIKWLEKQDKQASLQYWQQSLAGFDGQLTFKEQRKQTNEHELGEIEWSMSKEETAALSELALQQNATLSSALQSVWSILLSRYQRSNDVLFGTVVSGRPANLAGVDRMVGLFINVIPRRIQLTDHMTFRALLSETQQQSLAAEPHQYIPIYDIQAKTGQQQLIDHIVVFENVPAAKKDEQEAQLGFTVEDMNVYEKSNYDLNLLASPGEELQLKLAFNKRAFDPQFVHKLKEQLNLLINEAVKHPDQSVHTLSLVTKKEKQLILEEWNAPELEHDQLYLSKWFEHNVRKQPNAVALSAEEQTMTYAELNEQANRLARHLQKNGVEHQTVIAILADRTPELIVSLLAVLKAGAAYVPIDPDYPESRIQYMLKDSGATHLLTHSSFIGQAKGLGFAGTYLFADDQEISLMSSENLPLEAGLHDMAYIMYTSGTTGQPKGIMTTHSNIARVVKNTNYLTISETDTLLSLSNSVFDGFTFDVYGALLNGAKLVLPKKDTILDMHELTELIKRESISVMFVPTALFHLLVDEETDWMRSVRKVLFGGERASVQHVRKAFDVMGKGRLINVYGPTESTVFATYYPVDEAPQAEAHSIPIGKPINQTGAYILSQQGQLQPIGMVGELCLSGKGLAKGYLNRPDLTKEAFITHPFVAGERLYRTGDLAYFRADGLIEYAGRVDDQVKIRGHRIELTEIEAHLLMHPGVKQAAIITDQQDTQYTRLLAYMTCEEEWKDKVDVIKSGLKEKLPAYMQPHELIRLEKMPLTPNGKVDKRQLPKPDAPQGNRHVKLPANEVEQKLLVMWREVLERDDISTDDHFFELGGHSLKAMSLLSKLSKEFDVQVPIHLLFETPTIEAISRYIQQQDHEASSYLVFNESQTPTVFALPPLPGYGFIYQEAAKTLDSVRLIAFDFIEDDHRMTQYVQHIQHLQPEGPLTLMGYSGGCYLAFELVQLLEREGRKVEKVIMIDSYKKIGESDLEGRSIDDDIAAIVHQSKQSELAQKELVQEELAQKTRGYYETFVRGVNQGKIQADIDFIQSEEQIEIPEWMDSWEDATTGAYCHYQGYGQHADMFKNKECAVQNAQLIKKIVNPKNREAVL from the coding sequence ATGAGTCTATTTAAAAGGGATCAAGTTCAAGACATGTATTATCTGTCACCGATGCAAGAAGGAATGCTGTTTCATACCCTCCATCATCAAGAAAAGGGCTTTTATGTAGAGCAAATGGATATGAACGTTAAGGGCACACTGCGTCACGACTTACTTGAGAAAAGCATGAATATCATCGTGGAGCGGTACGATATTTTTCGTACCGTGTTTCTCCACGAAAAAGTAAAACGCCCTGTCCAAGTTGTACTAAAGGAGCGTCCTTTTACACTTGATGTTGTGGACTTGCAAAATCTTTCTGAAGACGAACAGCTTGAACGTATTGAGAAATTCAAACAACAGGATCAGCTGAGAGGATTTGACCTCTCGAAGGATTCTCTCATGCGGTCATCTGTTTTCAAAACGGGTCCTGCCAGCTATCGCTGGATATGGAGCTATCATCATATCCTTTTGGATGGCTGGTGCTTTGGACTTGTGGTGCAGGAGTTATTTGCAATTTACCATGCACTTTTACATGACGTCCCTTACAAGCTAGAACCGGTCAAACCATATAAAGAATATATAAAGTGGCTGGAAAAACAAGATAAACAAGCATCACTTCAATATTGGCAGCAATCATTAGCAGGGTTTGATGGACAATTGACCTTTAAAGAACAGCGAAAACAAACGAATGAACATGAATTAGGTGAAATTGAATGGTCCATGAGCAAAGAAGAAACGGCTGCTTTATCAGAGTTAGCGCTGCAGCAAAATGCGACGCTAAGCAGTGCGCTTCAATCAGTTTGGTCGATTCTGCTGAGCAGGTATCAGCGGTCAAATGATGTGCTGTTTGGAACAGTTGTGTCAGGACGTCCGGCAAACTTGGCTGGCGTTGACAGGATGGTTGGATTGTTCATCAATGTCATCCCAAGAAGAATTCAGCTGACAGACCACATGACATTTCGTGCGCTCCTGTCAGAAACACAGCAGCAGTCTCTTGCAGCCGAGCCGCACCAATATATTCCGATTTATGATATTCAGGCAAAGACAGGTCAGCAGCAGCTCATTGATCATATTGTCGTGTTTGAAAATGTCCCAGCCGCAAAGAAGGACGAGCAAGAGGCACAATTAGGGTTCACGGTGGAGGACATGAATGTCTATGAAAAATCAAACTATGATCTCAATCTTCTCGCATCGCCTGGAGAAGAATTACAATTGAAACTGGCCTTTAACAAAAGAGCGTTTGATCCTCAATTTGTTCACAAGTTAAAGGAACAGCTCAATCTATTGATAAATGAGGCGGTCAAGCATCCAGATCAATCGGTTCATACACTCTCACTTGTCACGAAAAAGGAAAAACAGCTGATTCTTGAGGAATGGAATGCACCTGAGCTTGAGCATGACCAGTTGTATTTGTCGAAATGGTTTGAGCATAATGTCCGCAAACAGCCAAATGCAGTGGCACTATCTGCAGAAGAGCAAACGATGACATATGCCGAGCTGAATGAACAGGCCAATCGATTGGCAAGGCATTTGCAAAAAAATGGGGTCGAACATCAAACGGTCATCGCGATTTTAGCCGATCGAACACCTGAACTCATTGTCAGTCTGCTTGCTGTCTTAAAAGCTGGCGCAGCCTATGTGCCAATTGATCCCGATTATCCAGAAAGCCGCATTCAATACATGCTTAAAGACAGCGGAGCGACGCATCTTCTGACTCACTCATCCTTTATTGGTCAGGCGAAGGGGCTCGGGTTTGCTGGCACGTATCTGTTTGCAGATGATCAGGAAATTTCACTCATGAGCTCAGAGAATCTGCCGCTAGAAGCAGGTTTACACGATATGGCTTATATCATGTATACATCAGGTACAACGGGTCAGCCAAAAGGCATCATGACAACCCATTCCAATATTGCCCGGGTGGTCAAAAATACGAACTACTTAACCATTTCAGAAACAGATACACTGCTGTCACTATCCAACAGCGTATTTGATGGCTTTACCTTTGATGTATATGGTGCGCTTTTAAACGGAGCGAAGCTTGTTCTGCCGAAAAAAGACACCATTTTAGATATGCACGAGCTGACGGAGCTGATTAAAAGAGAAAGCATTTCTGTCATGTTTGTTCCAACTGCTTTATTTCATCTTCTCGTTGATGAAGAAACCGATTGGATGCGCAGTGTGCGCAAGGTGCTGTTCGGAGGGGAACGGGCATCTGTACAGCATGTGAGAAAAGCCTTTGATGTCATGGGCAAAGGCAGACTAATCAATGTCTACGGCCCAACCGAATCAACGGTTTTCGCCACCTATTATCCTGTAGATGAAGCTCCGCAGGCAGAAGCACATTCTATTCCAATTGGAAAGCCGATTAACCAAACGGGTGCTTATATATTGAGCCAGCAAGGACAGCTTCAGCCGATTGGCATGGTCGGAGAACTTTGTCTCAGCGGCAAAGGGCTTGCGAAGGGGTATTTGAATCGTCCTGATCTGACAAAAGAAGCCTTTATCACGCATCCATTCGTTGCGGGAGAAAGGCTGTATCGTACGGGAGATTTGGCATATTTTCGAGCAGACGGTCTGATTGAGTATGCAGGCAGGGTGGACGATCAGGTAAAAATTCGCGGCCATCGAATTGAGCTGACAGAAATTGAAGCCCACCTTCTCATGCATCCAGGCGTAAAGCAAGCAGCCATTATAACTGATCAGCAAGACACGCAGTATACAAGACTGCTCGCCTATATGACGTGTGAGGAGGAGTGGAAGGACAAAGTTGATGTGATCAAGTCAGGGCTGAAGGAGAAGCTTCCGGCTTACATGCAACCTCATGAGCTGATCAGACTTGAGAAAATGCCGCTTACACCAAATGGAAAGGTTGATAAACGTCAGCTACCAAAGCCAGACGCACCTCAAGGGAACCGCCATGTGAAGCTTCCGGCAAATGAGGTAGAACAAAAGCTGCTTGTTATGTGGCGAGAAGTGCTTGAACGAGATGATATCAGTACAGATGACCATTTCTTTGAGCTTGGTGGACATTCTTTAAAAGCGATGTCGCTGTTATCAAAGTTGTCGAAGGAATTTGATGTTCAAGTGCCTATTCACTTGCTGTTTGAGACGCCTACAATTGAAGCAATCAGCCGTTATATTCAACAGCAGGATCATGAAGCTTCCAGCTATCTTGTATTCAATGAATCTCAAACTCCAACAGTCTTTGCTCTTCCGCCATTACCGGGCTATGGCTTTATCTATCAGGAAGCTGCAAAAACACTCGATAGCGTTCGTCTGATTGCTTTTGACTTTATTGAAGATGATCATCGTATGACGCAATACGTTCAGCATATCCAGCACCTTCAGCCTGAGGGGCCGCTGACGTTGATGGGCTACTCTGGCGGGTGCTATCTTGCTTTTGAGCTCGTTCAATTGCTTGAACGAGAAGGGCGGAAGGTGGAAAAGGTCATCATGATCGATTCCTATAAGAAAATTGGAGAAAGTGATTTAGAAGGACGATCCATTGATGACGATATCGCAGCGATTGTCCATCAGTCGAAGCAAAGTGAGCTTGCCCAAAAAGAGCTCGTTCAAGAAGAGCTTGCTCAAAAAACGCGGGGCTATTATGAAACATTTGTCAGGGGGGTGAATCAAGGAAAGATACAAGCAGATATTGATTTCATCCAATCGGAAGAGCAAATTGAGATTCCAGAATGGATGGATAGTTGGGAAGATGCGACGACCGGTGCTTATTGTCATTATCAAGGCTATGGTCAACACGCTGACATGTTCAAAAACAAAGAATGTGCGGTCCAAAACGCCCAGCTGATCAAAAAGATAGTCAATCCAAAAAATAGAGAAGCCGTTTTGTAA